Proteins from a single region of Stutzerimonas stutzeri:
- a CDS encoding Smr/MutS family protein, whose product MQDDDFSLFQSAVRGVKPIKHDRAETGKARSNREQIVTRRSNATVSNETTRVDGLSDQFVIDVGAEDELYWARDGVQDSQVRKLKAGQIPFEGSLDLHGMSVEKARELLWDFLAEATRLEVRCVRVTHGKAARLDGKRPLIKSHVNTWLRQHPQVLGFTSCLPRHGGTGAIYVMLKRTMLEGRDE is encoded by the coding sequence ATGCAAGACGACGACTTCTCTCTCTTCCAATCGGCTGTGCGCGGCGTCAAGCCGATCAAGCACGACCGCGCCGAAACCGGCAAAGCACGCAGCAATCGCGAACAGATCGTGACTCGCCGCAGCAACGCCACAGTGAGCAACGAAACCACGCGCGTCGACGGGCTATCGGATCAGTTCGTCATCGACGTAGGTGCCGAAGACGAGCTTTATTGGGCTCGCGACGGAGTGCAGGACAGCCAGGTCCGCAAGCTAAAGGCCGGCCAGATCCCGTTCGAGGGAAGTCTCGACCTGCATGGCATGAGCGTCGAGAAAGCCCGCGAGCTGTTATGGGACTTTCTGGCCGAAGCGACACGGCTCGAAGTGCGCTGCGTCCGAGTGACCCATGGCAAGGCGGCAAGGCTCGACGGCAAGCGGCCGCTGATCAAGAGCCACGTCAACACCTGGCTGCGGCAACATCCGCAAGTGCTCGGCTTTACTTCCTGCCTGCCACGTCATGGCGGCACCGGCGCCATTTACGTAATGCTCAAGCGCACCATGCTTGAAGGCCGCGACGAATGA